The following proteins come from a genomic window of Cyanobacteria bacterium GSL.Bin1:
- a CDS encoding sigma-70 family RNA polymerase sigma factor translates to MPDSDLAPTQLSNHQLILRCQQGVKPDRAAFSELLRRHQSHVEKMLYHLAPDWSDRADLVQEVWIRVYRNIQRLKDPVKFRGWLSRITTNLFYDELRKRKRFKSPISLDAPRQVDDGELTFEVATDFPSPDQDLNSQEFYDHLNRAIAELPEAFRSTIILREIEGFSYEEIAEMTGVSLGTVKSRIARARAKLQDVLQPYFELD, encoded by the coding sequence ATGCCCGATTCTGACCTTGCTCCAACCCAACTCTCCAATCACCAGTTAATTCTGCGCTGCCAGCAAGGAGTAAAGCCTGATCGCGCTGCTTTTTCAGAATTATTACGTCGGCATCAATCTCATGTGGAAAAGATGCTCTATCATCTTGCCCCCGACTGGTCAGATCGGGCAGATTTAGTGCAAGAAGTCTGGATCCGAGTCTACAGGAATATCCAACGACTCAAAGACCCCGTGAAATTTCGGGGTTGGCTCAGTCGCATTACAACCAATTTATTTTATGATGAGCTTCGCAAACGGAAACGCTTTAAAAGTCCGATTTCTTTAGATGCCCCCCGTCAAGTTGATGATGGAGAATTAACCTTTGAAGTCGCAACTGATTTTCCCAGCCCGGATCAAGATTTAAACAGTCAAGAGTTTTACGACCATCTCAACCGCGCGATCGCGGAACTCCCAGAAGCCTTCCGCAGTACGATCATTCTCAGAGAAATTGAAGGTTTCTCTTATGAAGAAATTGCAGAAATGACAGGGGTTTCTCTGGGCACGGTTAAATCGCGAATTGCTAGAGCGAGAGCCAAGCTACAAGATGTCTTGCAGCCCTATTTTGAGTTAGACTAA
- a CDS encoding pentapeptide repeat-containing protein: MSESTQTSASETPNSSANHSTSRQLALVGAIALLILGWLWDNNWLIVPGMISVFSLSWSVVVSPVQLLYQRLKPLPWIAVLAWFGSILTVLSGLKLLGVGQRINERLTAIKWDEFGSWGEWFGALGQILIAVIAVYVAWRQYVISRDLTIQQNLITQQQTIDTYFQGICELALSNDGFLEDWPQERAFAEGRTAAILKSVDGPGKAKIIRFLSQSRLLTPLKRDRHLGRPILDGEGGYAEDRQQGIRVIDLGVMLAGADLSGTDLRWSDLSEANFVQSRFDGCEFYGANLSRSIFYEASLVNADLRNTRLFYGSVETATPRRRGKMGNYETGEGTGAVIEKANFTGVQGLSESQRTYCCAWCGEAARKTIPGGCEGIPNRLGR; encoded by the coding sequence ATGTCAGAATCGACTCAAACCTCCGCTTCTGAAACCCCCAATTCTTCTGCAAACCATTCCACTTCACGACAACTGGCTTTAGTGGGCGCGATCGCGCTCTTAATTTTAGGTTGGCTCTGGGATAATAATTGGCTCATTGTACCCGGAATGATCAGTGTCTTTTCTTTATCTTGGTCAGTCGTTGTCTCCCCTGTGCAATTGCTCTATCAGCGTTTAAAGCCTCTCCCTTGGATCGCCGTGTTGGCTTGGTTTGGATCGATTCTTACTGTTCTGAGTGGATTGAAATTATTGGGAGTCGGACAACGCATCAATGAACGATTGACAGCGATTAAATGGGATGAATTTGGCTCTTGGGGAGAATGGTTTGGGGCGCTCGGACAAATTTTAATTGCAGTGATTGCGGTTTATGTGGCGTGGCGACAATATGTCATTTCTCGAGATTTAACGATCCAGCAAAATTTAATTACGCAACAGCAAACCATTGATACGTATTTTCAAGGCATCTGTGAATTGGCTCTGAGTAATGATGGCTTTCTCGAAGATTGGCCACAAGAACGAGCGTTTGCTGAAGGGCGCACGGCTGCAATTTTAAAGAGTGTTGATGGACCAGGCAAAGCGAAAATCATCCGCTTTTTGTCGCAATCTCGACTCTTAACCCCTCTCAAGCGCGATCGTCATTTAGGACGCCCGATTTTAGATGGTGAAGGGGGCTACGCAGAAGATCGACAACAAGGGATTCGTGTTATCGATCTGGGGGTGATGCTAGCTGGGGCTGATTTAAGTGGAACTGACTTGCGTTGGAGCGATTTAAGTGAAGCAAATTTCGTGCAGTCTCGATTTGATGGTTGTGAATTTTATGGGGCTAACTTATCTCGTAGCATTTTCTACGAAGCCAGTTTGGTTAATGCTGACTTGAGAAACACCCGTTTATTTTATGGGTCAGTGGAAACAGCAACCCCTCGCCGTCGGGGTAAAATGGGGAATTACGAAACGGGAGAAGGGACAGGTGCTGTCATTGAAAAAGCTAACTTTACTGGGGTTCAGGGATTAAGTGAAAGCCAACGGACTTATTGCTGTGCTTGGTGTGGTGAAGCGGCGAGAAAAACGATTCCGGGCGGATGTGAAGGGATTCCCAATCGGTTGGGACGATAA